In Ensifer canadensis, a genomic segment contains:
- the glnA gene encoding type I glutamate--ammonia ligase, translating into MTTASDILKQIKDNDVKFVDLRFTDPKGKLQHVTMDVVCVDEDMFADGVMFDGSSIGGWKAINESDMVLMPDPETAHMDPFFAQSTMVIICDILDPVSGEAYNRDPRGTAKKAEAYLKASGIGDTVFVGPEAEFFVFDDVKYKADPYNTGFKLDSSELPSNDDTDYETGNLGHRPRVKGGYFPVPPIDSCQDMRSEMLTVLSEMGVTVEKHHHEVAAAQHELGVKFDALVRNADKMQIYKYVVHQVANAYGKTATFMPKPIFGDNGSGMHVHLSIWKDGKPTFAGDEYAGLSESCLYFIGGIIKHAKSLNAFTNPSTNSYKRLVPGYEAPVLLAYSARNRSASCRIPFGTNPKAKRVEVRFPDPTANPYLAFAAMLMAGLDGIKNKLHPGKAMDKDLYDLPPKELKKIPTVCGSLREALESLDKDRKYLTAGGVFDDDQIDSFIELKMQEVMRYEMTPHPVEYDMYYSV; encoded by the coding sequence ATGACGACTGCAAGCGATATTCTGAAGCAAATCAAGGACAACGACGTCAAGTTCGTCGACCTGCGCTTTACCGACCCCAAGGGCAAGCTGCAGCATGTAACGATGGATGTCGTCTGCGTCGACGAAGACATGTTCGCCGACGGCGTCATGTTCGACGGTTCCTCGATTGGCGGCTGGAAGGCCATCAACGAGTCCGACATGGTGCTGATGCCCGATCCGGAAACAGCGCATATGGACCCGTTCTTCGCGCAGTCGACGATGGTCATCATCTGCGACATTCTCGATCCGGTTTCGGGCGAAGCCTACAACCGCGACCCGCGCGGCACGGCAAAGAAGGCCGAAGCCTACCTGAAGGCCTCCGGTATCGGCGACACCGTCTTCGTTGGCCCGGAAGCCGAATTCTTCGTCTTCGACGACGTCAAGTACAAGGCCGATCCTTATAACACCGGCTTCAAGCTCGACTCCTCGGAACTGCCGTCCAACGACGACACCGACTACGAGACCGGCAACCTCGGCCACCGTCCGCGCGTCAAGGGCGGCTATTTCCCGGTCCCGCCGATCGACAGCTGCCAGGACATGCGCTCCGAAATGCTGACGGTTCTGTCCGAAATGGGCGTCACCGTCGAAAAGCATCACCATGAGGTGGCCGCTGCGCAGCACGAACTCGGCGTCAAGTTCGATGCTCTGGTTCGCAACGCCGACAAGATGCAGATCTACAAGTACGTCGTGCATCAGGTCGCAAACGCCTATGGCAAGACCGCAACCTTCATGCCGAAGCCGATCTTCGGCGACAACGGCTCGGGCATGCACGTGCACCTGTCGATCTGGAAGGACGGCAAGCCGACCTTCGCAGGCGACGAATATGCCGGCCTGTCGGAAAGCTGCCTCTACTTCATCGGCGGCATCATCAAGCATGCAAAATCGCTGAACGCCTTCACCAACCCGTCGACGAATTCCTACAAGCGTCTCGTCCCCGGCTACGAAGCCCCGGTTCTGCTTGCCTATTCCGCCCGCAACCGCTCGGCATCGTGCCGCATTCCGTTCGGCACCAACCCGAAGGCCAAGCGCGTCGAAGTCCGCTTCCCGGATCCGACCGCCAACCCCTACCTCGCCTTCGCAGCGATGCTGATGGCCGGCCTCGACGGCATCAAGAACAAGCTGCATCCGGGCAAGGCCATGGACAAGGACCTCTATGACCTGCCGCCGAAGGAACTGAAGAAGATCCCGACCGTTTGCGGCTCGCTGCGCGAAGCGCTCGAAAGCCTCGACAAGGATCGCAAGTACCTGACCGCCGGCGGCGTCTTCGACGACGATCAGATCGATTCCTTCATCGAACTGAAGATGCAGGAAGTCATGCGTTACGAAATGACCCCGCACCCGGTTGAGTACGACATGTACTACTCGGTCTAA
- a CDS encoding extracellular solute-binding protein, whose amino-acid sequence MRTILSGLAILLAATAFGGAATAAPVHAISMHGEPALPADFKSFPYVNPDVKKGGKISYGVVGTFDSVNPFILKSMRTTARGMWDPEYGNLVYESLMQRSRDEPFTMYGLLAQTVEWDDDRTFIQFNINPDARWADGQPVTADDVIFTFELMRDKGRVPFSNRMAKVAKLEKVGDLSVRFTFTEDADRELPLLLGLSPVLPKHATDVATFDQTTLKAPLGSGPYRVAEVKPGERIVYRRNPDYWAKNLPSKVGFDNYDEISVEYFLQENSLFEAFKKGEIDIYPEGSATKWARGYDFPAVRSGDVVKETFTPKTPSGMLGIVFNTRKPMFDNLKLRQGLALVFDFEWVNKNLFDSAYTRTQSYWQNSTLSFLGAAADDRELGLIGDAREQINPAILDGTYRLPVTDASGRDRNVLRVAVSLLREAGYQIKDGKMVDAKGAPLAFEIMSQNAGQEKIALAYQRFLAPLGIKASVRTVDDSQYQQRSQSFDYDVIIKSFPSTLSPGIEQVGRWTSQSRDRQGSDNFAGVADKDVDRMVENILQARTTEDFTAAVRAHDRLLVNNSYLVPLYHLDAQWVARRKHIARPATVPLYGYQLPAWWDANAQ is encoded by the coding sequence TTGCGCACAATTCTTTCCGGTCTGGCCATCCTGCTGGCCGCAACCGCATTCGGTGGCGCCGCGACGGCCGCTCCCGTGCATGCCATCTCAATGCACGGCGAGCCTGCCCTGCCCGCGGACTTCAAAAGTTTCCCCTACGTCAACCCCGATGTAAAGAAGGGCGGCAAGATTTCCTACGGCGTGGTCGGGACCTTCGACAGCGTCAATCCCTTCATCCTGAAGAGCATGCGCACGACAGCGCGCGGCATGTGGGATCCAGAATACGGCAATCTCGTCTACGAATCGCTGATGCAACGCTCCCGCGACGAGCCGTTCACGATGTACGGCTTGCTCGCCCAGACGGTGGAATGGGACGACGACCGGACGTTCATTCAATTTAACATCAACCCGGATGCCCGCTGGGCGGACGGGCAGCCCGTAACGGCTGATGATGTCATCTTCACCTTCGAACTGATGCGCGACAAGGGCCGCGTTCCCTTCAGCAACCGAATGGCGAAGGTGGCGAAACTAGAGAAGGTCGGCGACCTCAGCGTCCGCTTCACCTTCACCGAAGATGCTGACCGCGAGCTGCCGCTGCTGCTCGGGCTTTCTCCGGTTCTGCCGAAACATGCAACCGATGTGGCGACCTTCGACCAGACAACGCTCAAGGCCCCGCTTGGCTCGGGCCCCTATCGCGTTGCTGAAGTCAAGCCGGGCGAACGGATCGTCTATCGCCGCAACCCGGATTATTGGGCCAAGAACCTTCCTTCCAAGGTCGGATTCGACAATTACGACGAGATCTCCGTCGAGTATTTCCTGCAGGAAAATTCCCTCTTCGAAGCCTTCAAGAAGGGCGAAATCGACATCTACCCGGAAGGCAGCGCCACAAAATGGGCGCGCGGCTACGATTTTCCGGCCGTGCGCTCTGGCGATGTCGTCAAGGAGACGTTCACACCGAAGACGCCTTCGGGCATGCTGGGCATCGTCTTCAACACCCGCAAGCCGATGTTCGACAACCTCAAGCTCCGCCAAGGCTTGGCGCTCGTCTTCGACTTCGAGTGGGTCAACAAGAACCTGTTCGACAGCGCATACACCCGCACCCAGAGCTACTGGCAGAACTCGACGCTTTCGTTCCTAGGCGCGGCAGCCGATGACCGCGAACTCGGGCTGATCGGCGATGCGCGCGAACAGATCAACCCGGCGATCCTCGACGGCACCTACCGCCTGCCGGTGACGGATGCCTCCGGCCGCGACCGCAATGTGCTGCGCGTTGCCGTCTCGCTGTTGCGCGAGGCCGGCTATCAGATCAAGGACGGCAAGATGGTCGACGCCAAGGGCGCACCGCTTGCCTTCGAAATCATGAGCCAGAATGCCGGCCAGGAGAAGATCGCCCTTGCCTACCAGCGCTTCCTGGCGCCGCTCGGCATCAAGGCCTCCGTGCGCACGGTCGACGATTCGCAGTATCAGCAACGCAGCCAGTCGTTCGACTACGACGTCATTATCAAGTCCTTCCCGTCCACGCTCTCGCCGGGCATCGAGCAGGTGGGGCGCTGGACCTCGCAGTCGCGCGATCGCCAAGGAAGCGACAACTTTGCCGGCGTTGCCGACAAGGACGTCGACCGGATGGTCGAGAACATCCTGCAGGCCAGAACGACAGAAGATTTCACCGCGGCCGTTCGTGCCCATGACAGGTTGCTGGTCAACAATTCCTACCTCGTGCCGCTCTACCACTTGGATGCCCAGTGGGTTGCACGGCGCAAGCATATTGCCCGGCCGGCCACCGTGCCGCTCTATGGCTACCAGTTGCCCGCCTGGTGGGACGCGAACGCCCAATAA
- a CDS encoding NAD(P)H-hydrate dehydratase: protein MHSSLHDVLITPAEMAAIDLAAAQSGIDSFLLMRRAGLAVAAAVLRLFPQAQRYVVLCGPGNNGGDGYVAASALAECGANVAVFAFGDPAAALSGDADRARQLWDGAIDPLASLVPHLGDVVVDALFGAGLSRDLPEQVVQVIERINAKGVPVIAVDLPSGVDGRTGQIRRAAFAASHTITFMARKPGHLLLPGRSLSGALDVVDIGIPARIVQAQGGGWRLNTPALWSDQASRLDASTHKFRRGHLVVFSGGAQATGAARLSAAAGLAAGAGLVTVASPKSALDINAAQLTAVMLREIDDRQDLEHWLRDTRLGAFVLGPGFGVGDRACDFALQLCDRALVLDADGITSFQERRSELFERLAVAAGRVVMTPHEGEFARLFPEIARDEKLSKIEKAQAAARISHATIVYKGADTVIAGADGKVAVNANAPPSLATAGSGDVLAGIVGAHLAQGMPAFEAAAAGVWRHGAAGARAGPGLTAETLVTSIPPLG from the coding sequence ATGCACTCTTCGCTTCATGACGTGTTGATTACGCCGGCCGAAATGGCGGCTATAGACCTGGCAGCCGCGCAATCGGGGATCGACAGCTTCCTGCTGATGCGCCGCGCCGGGTTGGCAGTGGCTGCCGCAGTGCTCAGGTTGTTTCCGCAGGCACAACGCTATGTCGTGCTGTGCGGCCCCGGCAACAATGGTGGCGACGGCTATGTCGCGGCATCAGCGCTTGCCGAGTGCGGTGCGAACGTTGCCGTTTTCGCCTTCGGCGACCCGGCCGCCGCCCTTTCTGGCGATGCGGACCGTGCACGGCAACTGTGGGATGGCGCGATAGATCCGCTTGCTTCGCTCGTGCCGCATCTTGGAGATGTTGTCGTCGATGCACTCTTCGGCGCAGGGCTCTCGCGCGATCTGCCGGAACAGGTGGTGCAAGTAATTGAAAGGATCAACGCTAAGGGCGTGCCCGTCATTGCCGTCGACCTGCCGAGCGGCGTTGACGGTCGAACCGGGCAAATCCGGAGGGCGGCATTCGCGGCAAGCCACACGATCACCTTCATGGCGAGGAAGCCGGGTCATCTGCTGCTTCCCGGCCGCTCCCTGTCCGGCGCGCTTGACGTAGTCGATATCGGCATACCGGCTCGCATCGTGCAGGCGCAAGGCGGCGGCTGGCGCCTCAACACGCCGGCGCTCTGGTCAGATCAGGCGTCAAGGCTTGACGCGTCGACCCACAAGTTCCGCCGTGGCCATCTGGTTGTCTTCTCGGGAGGAGCTCAGGCGACTGGTGCCGCGCGGCTGTCGGCAGCGGCCGGTCTTGCCGCCGGGGCCGGTCTGGTGACGGTGGCGTCACCGAAATCGGCTCTTGATATCAATGCGGCACAACTGACGGCGGTGATGCTGAGGGAGATCGATGATCGGCAGGACCTGGAGCATTGGTTGCGGGACACAAGGCTCGGCGCTTTTGTTCTCGGGCCCGGGTTCGGCGTTGGCGACCGAGCGTGCGACTTTGCGCTACAACTTTGCGACCGCGCGCTGGTTCTCGATGCGGACGGCATCACGTCGTTTCAGGAGCGCAGGTCAGAATTGTTCGAGCGGCTGGCGGTTGCGGCCGGCAGGGTGGTGATGACTCCGCATGAGGGCGAGTTTGCCAGGCTCTTCCCCGAGATCGCTCGCGACGAAAAGCTGTCGAAGATCGAGAAGGCCCAGGCGGCGGCGCGGATCAGCCACGCCACAATTGTCTACAAGGGAGCCGATACCGTCATCGCGGGGGCGGATGGGAAGGTTGCCGTGAACGCCAACGCCCCGCCGTCACTGGCAACGGCGGGATCCGGCGATGTTCTCGCAGGCATTGTCGGTGCGCATCTGGCGCAGGGCATGCCGGCCTTCGAGGCTGCCGCGGCCGGTGTCTGGCGCCATGGTGCTGCCGGTGCGCGTGCCGGACCGGGGTTGACGGCCGAAACCTTGGTGACGTCGATCCCGCCGCTTGGCTGA
- a CDS encoding DsbA family oxidoreductase, whose protein sequence is MQTVSIDIVSDVVCPWCYLGKARLDQAIADVASELQVAVQWRPYQLNPDLPPEGVDHKQHLAAKLGGQAAVDKAHETLKALGNADGIAFDFDAVKISPNTLDAHRLIRWAATNGEVAQSAVVSLLFKANFEDGRNVGDQAVLLDIAAEAGLDRPVIAALLNSDADKDAVKEEIGMAREMGVTGVPCFILDGQYAVMGAQSVEVLSNALREIAQMKATA, encoded by the coding sequence ATGCAAACCGTCAGCATCGATATCGTCTCCGACGTCGTCTGCCCGTGGTGCTATCTCGGCAAGGCTAGGCTCGACCAGGCGATCGCCGATGTCGCCTCGGAGTTGCAGGTCGCAGTGCAGTGGCGTCCCTATCAGCTCAATCCCGACCTTCCGCCTGAAGGCGTCGATCACAAGCAGCATCTTGCCGCCAAGCTCGGTGGCCAGGCAGCGGTCGACAAGGCGCATGAGACGTTGAAAGCACTCGGCAATGCCGATGGCATCGCCTTCGATTTCGATGCGGTGAAGATCAGCCCCAATACGCTCGACGCGCACCGGCTCATTCGCTGGGCGGCGACCAATGGCGAAGTGGCGCAATCGGCCGTCGTCAGCCTGCTCTTCAAGGCGAACTTCGAGGACGGCCGCAATGTCGGCGATCAGGCTGTTCTGCTCGATATCGCCGCTGAGGCCGGCCTCGACCGGCCCGTTATCGCAGCGCTCCTCAACTCGGATGCCGACAAGGATGCAGTCAAAGAAGAGATCGGCATGGCACGCGAGATGGGCGTCACCGGCGTCCCCTGCTTCATCCTCGACGGGCAATATGCCGTCATGGGTGCGCAATCGGTCGAAGTGCTCAGCAACGCGCTTCGCGAAATCGCGCAGATGAAGGCTACCGCTTGA
- the wrbA gene encoding NAD(P)H:quinone oxidoreductase, whose protein sequence is MAKVLVLYYSAYGHIETMANAVAEGAKSAGADVVVKRVPELVSEDVAKASYYKVDQAAPIATIDELADYDAIIFGAGTRYGTVASQMRNFIDQTGSLWAQGKLVGKVGSAFTSSATQHGGQETTILGFIPTLMHHGMVVVGLPYAFQGQMGLEEIKGGSPYGASTITGADGARQPSAVELDAARYQGAHVAKIATKLSA, encoded by the coding sequence ATGGCCAAGGTTCTCGTTCTCTACTATTCGGCATATGGACACATCGAAACGATGGCCAACGCGGTTGCGGAAGGCGCCAAATCGGCAGGTGCCGACGTCGTCGTCAAGCGCGTTCCCGAACTGGTCTCGGAAGACGTTGCCAAGGCATCGTACTACAAGGTGGATCAGGCCGCACCGATCGCAACTATCGACGAACTGGCGGACTATGACGCCATCATCTTTGGCGCCGGCACACGCTACGGCACCGTTGCCTCGCAGATGCGCAACTTCATCGACCAGACCGGGTCTCTCTGGGCGCAGGGCAAGCTGGTCGGCAAGGTAGGCTCGGCCTTCACGTCATCGGCAACGCAGCATGGCGGCCAGGAAACAACCATTCTCGGCTTCATTCCGACCCTGATGCACCACGGCATGGTCGTCGTCGGCCTTCCCTATGCCTTCCAGGGACAGATGGGTCTTGAAGAGATCAAGGGCGGTTCGCCCTACGGCGCTTCGACCATCACCGGCGCTGACGGCGCGCGCCAGCCTTCGGCGGTCGAGCTCGATGCCGCTCGCTATCAGGGTGCGCATGTCGCCAAGATTGCGACGAAGCTGTCAGCCTAA
- a CDS encoding DUF982 domain-containing protein: protein MAENWEKPVALALEGPEKYTTITNTTEASWAMIEDWPLEDSALLTLALDTCAAVIEGKQPAEAARKAFIDAAREAGIPVRE from the coding sequence ATGGCCGAAAATTGGGAAAAGCCCGTAGCTTTGGCCCTGGAGGGACCGGAGAAATACACGACCATTACGAACACGACCGAAGCGTCCTGGGCGATGATCGAGGACTGGCCGCTCGAAGACAGCGCGCTGCTGACACTGGCACTCGATACGTGTGCTGCCGTGATCGAGGGCAAGCAACCGGCAGAGGCCGCCCGCAAAGCCTTCATCGATGCTGCGCGCGAAGCGGGCATTCCCGTCCGGGAGTAA
- a CDS encoding invasion associated locus B family protein → MIFKSNFTKRAGLATLALSVAAAGVPGVASAQQAGGKPPQGWFKVCTKQEDNDVCIVQNLLTANNGQLVTAVGIITVTGKVNRKVLQISVPSARLIPTGVQMQIDGGKPVKLDYAICMPDKCVAEAPLSDQLIASLKKGNEVVFTSVNFQRAPNPIKMGLEGFTGIFDGEPIEQSQLEERQRLLQEEMQKKAEDARKKLEDAQKAAKQN, encoded by the coding sequence ATGATCTTCAAGTCGAACTTCACCAAACGTGCGGGACTGGCAACGCTGGCGCTTTCTGTAGCAGCTGCGGGCGTTCCGGGCGTTGCATCTGCCCAGCAGGCAGGTGGCAAGCCCCCGCAGGGTTGGTTCAAGGTCTGCACCAAGCAGGAAGACAACGATGTCTGCATCGTTCAGAATCTGCTGACAGCAAACAACGGTCAGCTCGTCACCGCAGTTGGCATCATCACCGTAACCGGCAAGGTCAACCGCAAGGTCCTGCAGATTTCGGTGCCGTCAGCGCGACTGATCCCGACCGGCGTCCAGATGCAGATCGACGGCGGCAAGCCGGTGAAGCTCGACTACGCCATCTGCATGCCCGACAAGTGCGTGGCTGAAGCCCCGCTGTCCGACCAGCTGATCGCAAGCCTGAAGAAGGGCAACGAGGTGGTCTTCACCTCCGTCAACTTCCAGCGCGCACCGAACCCGATCAAGATGGGTCTCGAAGGCTTTACCGGCATTTTCGACGGCGAGCCGATCGAACAGTCGCAGCTCGAAGAGCGCCAGCGCCTGCTGCAGGAAGAAATGCAGAAGAAGGCTGAAGACGCGCGCAAGAAGCTTGAAGACGCCCAGAAGGCGGCCAAGCAGAACTAA
- the hspQ gene encoding heat shock protein HspQ — protein sequence MKQRNAKFEIGQVVRHRVFPFRGVVFDVDPEYANTEEWWNAIPQEIRPSKDQPFYHLFAENDDSEYVAYVSEQNLVSDESDRPIRHAQVDALFEKDDIGHYKPKVTFRH from the coding sequence ATGAAACAGAGAAACGCGAAATTCGAGATCGGACAGGTGGTTCGCCATCGGGTTTTCCCGTTCCGCGGCGTCGTCTTCGACGTCGACCCGGAATACGCAAACACCGAGGAATGGTGGAATGCCATCCCGCAGGAGATCCGCCCAAGCAAGGATCAACCCTTCTACCACCTGTTCGCCGAAAACGACGACAGCGAGTATGTCGCCTACGTGTCCGAACAGAACCTGGTTTCCGACGAGAGCGATCGGCCGATACGCCACGCTCAGGTCGACGCCCTGTTCGAGAAGGATGACATCGGGCATTACAAGCCCAAGGTGACGTTCCGCCACTAG
- a CDS encoding DUF2188 domain-containing protein, translating to MARITYSIVPHDGGWAYKAADAFSEPFPSREMALAAAKAAAAEQQVGGDDEDISFQDEKGDWHFEHTDGGDRPEATVEDG from the coding sequence ATGGCGCGCATCACGTACTCCATCGTTCCCCACGACGGCGGTTGGGCCTACAAGGCAGCCGACGCTTTTTCGGAACCCTTTCCCAGCCGAGAAATGGCGCTGGCGGCCGCCAAGGCCGCAGCGGCTGAACAGCAGGTCGGCGGCGACGACGAGGATATCAGTTTCCAGGACGAAAAAGGCGACTGGCACTTCGAGCATACCGATGGCGGTGACCGACCCGAGGCAACCGTCGAAGACGGTTGA
- a CDS encoding IS110 family transposase: MTASYDYHIGVDYHKSYSHLVVQDSSGKTLRSGRVKNDRQSLGGFLERYRENSHAVVEATRNWMVMYDWLDDICDDVVLAHPLKVKAIADAKIKTDKIDATVLAHLLRADLVPEAWAPSERARDLRVALRERMFYVRLRTMTKNRIVTVFDRYPEQTAQLKKLGDLFGKAGRVQLAQVNVSEIDRIQIDRGLAFIGDIDVRIKQSEATIRAMTKANANVKLLKTIPGIGEFFARLIDAEIDDVSRFRNPKKLAAYAGLVPSTYSSGGKTFHGKIIKQGNKWLRWAFVEAVTPAIASDAQLHDQYEHLKIRGTNKARVAIARKLLTIAFQILRDQRAYEPRGTSTTEGASTISRLS, from the coding sequence ATGACTGCCTCTTATGATTACCATATCGGCGTCGACTACCACAAATCCTATAGTCATCTGGTGGTGCAGGACAGCAGCGGCAAGACGCTCAGATCGGGCCGGGTGAAGAACGATCGCCAGTCGCTCGGTGGGTTTCTCGAACGCTACCGCGAGAACTCGCATGCCGTGGTCGAGGCGACGCGCAACTGGATGGTGATGTACGACTGGCTCGACGACATTTGCGATGATGTCGTTCTCGCCCATCCTTTGAAGGTCAAGGCGATTGCCGACGCCAAGATCAAGACCGACAAGATCGATGCGACGGTGCTCGCGCATCTGCTCAGGGCCGACCTGGTGCCGGAGGCCTGGGCGCCCAGCGAACGAGCAAGAGACCTGCGCGTCGCCCTGCGCGAGCGGATGTTTTACGTGCGGCTGCGCACGATGACGAAGAACCGCATTGTCACGGTGTTTGATCGCTATCCGGAGCAGACGGCACAGCTGAAGAAGCTCGGGGATCTGTTTGGCAAGGCCGGCCGCGTCCAGCTGGCGCAAGTCAACGTCTCGGAGATCGACCGCATCCAGATCGACCGTGGCCTCGCCTTCATCGGCGACATTGACGTGCGGATCAAGCAGTCGGAAGCAACGATCCGGGCGATGACCAAGGCCAATGCCAACGTCAAGCTGTTGAAGACGATCCCCGGCATCGGCGAGTTCTTCGCCCGGCTGATCGACGCGGAGATTGACGATGTATCCCGCTTTCGCAATCCGAAGAAGCTCGCCGCCTATGCCGGACTGGTGCCCTCGACCTATTCCTCCGGCGGCAAGACCTTTCACGGCAAGATCATCAAGCAGGGCAACAAGTGGCTGCGCTGGGCTTTCGTCGAAGCCGTCACCCCCGCCATCGCCAGCGATGCGCAACTTCATGACCAGTACGAGCATCTGAAGATCAGAGGAACCAACAAGGCGCGTGTGGCGATCGCGCGCAAGCTTTTGACGATCGCCTTCCAGATCCTGCGTGACCAGCGCGCTTACGAGCCGCGCGGCACCAGCACCACGGAAGGCGCGTCGACGATATCCCGGCTGTCCTGA
- a CDS encoding P-II family nitrogen regulator translates to MKKIEAIIKPFKLDEVKEALQEVGLQGITVTEAKGFGRQKGHTELYRGAEYVVDFLPKVKVEVVLADENAEAVIEAIRNAAQTGRIGDGKIFVSNIEEVIRIRTGETGLDAI, encoded by the coding sequence ATGAAAAAGATCGAAGCGATCATAAAACCCTTCAAGCTCGACGAAGTGAAGGAAGCCCTTCAGGAAGTCGGCCTGCAGGGCATTACCGTCACGGAAGCAAAGGGCTTCGGTCGACAGAAGGGTCACACGGAGCTGTATCGCGGCGCCGAATACGTCGTGGACTTCCTGCCGAAGGTAAAGGTCGAAGTGGTGCTGGCGGACGAAAACGCGGAGGCTGTCATCGAGGCAATCCGCAATGCTGCACAAACCGGCCGGATTGGCGACGGAAAGATTTTCGTTTCCAACATTGAGGAAGTCATCCGAATTCGTACCGGCGAAACCGGCCTCGACGCCATCTGA
- a CDS encoding competence/damage-inducible protein A: MSSPKIVTAAMVAIGDELLSGRTKDKNIGHLADMMTMVGIDLREVRIVPDEEASIVDAINAVRERYDYVFTSGGIGPTHDDITADAVSKAFAVDCIYDERAMTLLGAMYERRGMEFSDARKRMARMPEGSRLIPNPVSTAPGFAIGNVHVMAGVPQVFQAMLDAIMPDLQTGTPLLSQSVRSPYGEGDIGTPLTEVQKNHPETSIGSYPKFDGKVFSTDIVVRARDPQALSAAAADVQAMIDTITASRAKV, from the coding sequence ATGAGCAGCCCTAAGATCGTTACTGCCGCCATGGTCGCCATTGGCGACGAGCTGCTGTCCGGCAGGACCAAGGACAAGAACATCGGCCATCTCGCCGACATGATGACGATGGTCGGGATCGATCTGCGCGAGGTCCGCATCGTTCCCGACGAGGAAGCCTCGATCGTCGACGCCATCAACGCCGTGCGCGAGCGCTATGACTACGTCTTTACGTCTGGTGGGATCGGGCCGACCCATGACGACATCACGGCCGACGCGGTCTCGAAGGCTTTCGCTGTAGACTGCATCTATGACGAACGAGCCATGACACTGCTCGGCGCGATGTACGAACGCCGCGGCATGGAATTCTCGGACGCGCGCAAGCGCATGGCGCGCATGCCGGAGGGTTCCCGATTGATCCCCAACCCGGTCTCCACCGCACCGGGCTTTGCCATTGGCAACGTGCACGTGATGGCCGGCGTGCCACAGGTGTTCCAGGCGATGCTCGACGCGATCATGCCGGATCTGCAGACCGGTACGCCGTTGCTCTCGCAATCGGTCCGCTCGCCCTATGGGGAAGGCGACATCGGCACGCCGCTGACCGAAGTGCAGAAGAACCATCCGGAGACGAGCATCGGCTCCTACCCCAAATTCGACGGCAAGGTCTTCTCCACCGACATCGTCGTGCGGGCGCGCGATCCGCAGGCTTTGTCGGCGGCCGCTGCCGATGTGCAGGCAATGATCGATACGATCACCGCCTCCCGCGCCAAAGTCTGA
- the gpt gene encoding xanthine phosphoribosyltransferase, with the protein MSLPDKAFPVSWDQFHRDARALAWRLADQGQEWRAMVCITRGGLVPAAIICRELNIRMIETVCIASYHDYDTQGQMKVLKGIAPEIAKDGGEGVLIIDDLTDTGKTAAEVRAMLPKAHFAAVYAKPKGRPMVDTFVTEVSQDTWIYFPWDLGFTYQEPIAKGTRG; encoded by the coding sequence ATGTCCCTGCCCGATAAAGCCTTCCCCGTTTCCTGGGATCAGTTCCACCGCGACGCGCGCGCGCTTGCCTGGCGGCTGGCCGACCAGGGGCAGGAATGGCGTGCCATGGTCTGCATCACGCGCGGCGGACTCGTGCCGGCGGCCATTATCTGCCGTGAGCTCAATATCCGCATGATCGAGACGGTGTGCATCGCTTCCTACCACGACTACGACACGCAGGGACAGATGAAGGTGCTGAAGGGCATCGCGCCTGAGATTGCCAAGGATGGCGGCGAAGGCGTGCTGATCATCGACGACCTGACCGATACCGGCAAGACGGCAGCCGAAGTTCGAGCCATGCTGCCGAAGGCACATTTTGCCGCCGTTTACGCCAAGCCCAAGGGCCGGCCGATGGTTGACACGTTCGTGACCGAAGTGAGCCAGGACACCTGGATCTACTTTCCGTGGGATCTGGGCTTCACCTATCAGGAGCCGATCGCCAAGGGAACGCGCGGCTAA